In Raphanus sativus cultivar WK10039 unplaced genomic scaffold, ASM80110v3 Scaffold0051, whole genome shotgun sequence, the DNA window ACATCGTCACCGTCTTTGTTTTCTCAGCTTTTATTGGTTTCTGTTTTTCCCCGCAGATAATGGAGTTTACAACTATAGAAGAACTGGACTTGAAGATCTTTTCGCTTTTGGGTCCGTCTGATCTCATGCGTGCTTGTCTTGTTTCACGTTCCTGGTGCCGATTTGGTaggttttcttattttcttttattttgttatattaaatGCTTTTCCGTAGCTCAGTCAGTCTAATTACTGGAACTTCTTTGCAGTGAGTGGCAATCCGTTCATGAGAGACATAGTTCGAGAGATGGTAGATGTAGCTAACACTAGAGTCACTTTCAGCAACGAGCACCCTGATTATGCATTGCTAATCAGAGCACTGAAGTATGCTCCTAGGATTAACTGCCTCTCTGAAGCAGTAAAGGCATCGTCTCATCATCATGTTGATGTATATGACAACATCTCTAACACCGTCCATGACTATATGCTGGCGGGTCCTTGGATGAGCAGAGGACGAAGTGATCCATCGGAGGGAACAGAATGGCTCATGTATAAGCTGACTGAGTTGTCTCTCGTTGGTAGCATCAAGATATACCTAGAACCAACttgtaagtctttttttttgtttcttgatcTTCATTATGTGTTTATTGACTGATACTAGACCTAACCTCACATTTTTTGTTAGATCCTAGCCTACCGGTCTCTCCAGTCTATGGAGCACGTTCTGTTCGCTTCATCTTTGGCGATATGAACGAAGAAGGTGTTTTCACTACGACTTTTGCCACACCTTTCTTTCCGATGACTCAGAATGTGAGTGAGGTCTTGATGCGTTCTCTCATGTTGTCTTTATTGGTTCAGATTCTAacttagtctttttttttgtaacacagagGTGCCAGAAATTTAGTCTCAGGAAACCTCTTATCTGCATCCGCAAGTTTCTGGTGGTTGAGTTTCATGAACCGGTATATCATCTGATGGTCTATACCATATGGGGTAACTTTACTTCTCACCAAACACCAACTTATCCTTGTGTCTGTACATTCTTCTATCTtgtttccaaaataatattttttgtatgatTTACTTTCAGGGTCTCGTATATCCATGTCAAGGGAAGAGATCTTGGAAGCTCATTTAGACTTTCTCCGACAAGGGACTTGGCGCTGCAAGCTATCACTTACTTGGACCCAAAGGTCAAGAGTGAGCTTGATATACTTGATGCTCGTCTTCGTGTGGGTGATGATTTTCAAACTCCAAAGCTAGTGGCATTCTTGAAGGACGAGAACAATGTGTGAGCGGTGTGGATTGTTTCTGGAGAGTGATGTCAAGATTTTGTATTTACTATCTTTGTCTCGTATGTTTGTTTCAAATGATGTATAGTTTCTCAATTGTAAACTTCGATGCATGTAAGCATGTTCACCAAAATgttgtttcaaaatattatgtttactaGTCAGTTACAATGGCATGTGTTCTGTTTCCCTGAAATTTACTAGTCAGCATCCGGGAAAACAACAGTCTGCTGGGTTTAATATCTTGTGCAATATACTGATTGTAAAatgttttcagttttttatGTGACTTTAGGATCTGTGTATTCGGGTGTAAGAGGCTGTGATTATCAGAGGGAAAGAACcaaaaccatttttttcttcttgtccCCATAGCTGAAGCAGAGGCACAATGTGTGTGTTCAGAAACCTCAAGAAGCAAATTTGGTGTGAAAAAGGTTCCCGAAAatctttgatgatttttttggtCCGAGCTGTTGATGATTAGATTCACACATGTATACCAGATACAGAATTTTCAGTTCAGTTTATGAAGAAGCCTCTTTTTTTAGAGGTCTCaaagtttatataaatttcatttacggaccaaaaaaaaaagtatagttCCTTCTACTAAATATTGGATGAACTAGGTGCAGCCGTGCAGTAGC includes these proteins:
- the LOC130500862 gene encoding F-box protein At4g00755-like isoform X1; translation: MGAYSINEFCIYAVGSYVETREINLASISLIKASPLDYCDIVTVFVFSAFIGFCFSPQIMEFTTIEELDLKIFSLLGPSDLMRACLVSRSWCRFVSGNPFMRDIVREMVDVANTRVTFSNEHPDYALLIRALKYAPRINCLSEAVKASSHHHVDVYDNISNTVHDYMLAGPWMSRGRSDPSEGTEWLMYKLTELSLVGSIKIYLEPTYPSLPVSPVYGARSVRFIFGDMNEEGVFTTTFATPFFPMTQNRCQKFSLRKPLICIRKFLVVEFHEPVYHLMVYTIWGSRISMSREEILEAHLDFLRQGTWRCKLSLTWTQRSRVSLIYLMLVFVWVMIFKLQS
- the LOC130500862 gene encoding F-box protein At4g00755-like isoform X2; this translates as MADQTTDSTSPAALVSTSSPIMEFTTIEELDLKIFSLLGPSDLMRACLVSRSWCRFVSGNPFMRDIVREMVDVANTRVTFSNEHPDYALLIRALKYAPRINCLSEAVKASSHHHVDVYDNISNTVHDYMLAGPWMSRGRSDPSEGTEWLMYKLTELSLVGSIKIYLEPTYPSLPVSPVYGARSVRFIFGDMNEEGVFTTTFATPFFPMTQNRCQKFSLRKPLICIRKFLVVEFHEPVYHLMVYTIWGSRISMSREEILEAHLDFLRQGTWRCKLSLTWTQRSRVSLIYLMLVFVWVMIFKLQS